The Campylobacter suis DNA window TAAAAAGTTGAAAAAATATTAAAAACAGTGTAGAAATATATAATATATAGTAATAAGATGAGCTTAGAGATAAAATGGGATGTAAGTAAATTTGGGGTTTACTTACATTAAATATATAAACAACTAAATTTGAGCTATAACTTCAATCTCTACAAGTCCATTTTTTGGTAAAGTTTTTACAGCAACTGTGCTTCTAGCAGGAAATTCTCCACTAAAATAGCTCGCATAAATTTCATTTACAGCCGCAAAATCATTAATATCAGCTAAAAATATCGTTGTTTTTACAATATTTTCAAAACCAATATCCGCCGCAGCTAGTATCGCACGAACATTCTCCATGCTTTGCTTTGCTTGTGTTGCGATGTCCTTTCCAGCAAACTCACCCGCTGGCGTTACACCAAGCTGACCTGACGCAAACAAAAAACCATTGGCGATGACTGCCTGCGAATATGGACCTATAGCCTGAGGGGCACTTCGTGTGTGTATGATTTTTTTCATATTTTCTCCTTATAAATTGTCTGAAATTTACTGTCTATTTTCTATACCGATTGGGAGTGGGATATAAAGCTCCATTTTAGCCTTGACTTTTTGAAGCTTATCTGAAACTTTTACCTGATCGCTTGGCACTCCAGTTTTTATCATCATTTGCTTTAGGCTATTTGCACGCTCATTTGCAAGCTTTTCAAGCGCACTTTCTGAAATTTCTCTCATCTTAATGAGCTCATCATACGCATTTTGTGGTACGCTCTTAAATTTACGCATCGAAAGCTCTTTGATGACTTGCATTTCACTTATATTTCGTGCATTTGCCTGCATCGCAATATCCCTATCTAACAAGCGTTTTTGAATGGCAAGCTTATCTATCGTCTCATCATAAGATGGATTTATCACGAAAATTATATCCTTTTTTGTCTCAGTTATCGTCTTAAATTGCTCTACTTTTTTTGCCTGTGATTCCATAAATTCGCCATCCCCCGCACTAAAATCAATAGTAGAAAGTTCCTGAGAATTTGCTATACCAAGCACATTTCCAAGCAGCCTAAACGGCGAGGTCACAACATCATTAAAAAGCTGGACGATAGCCTGCCAAACAATGCCCCCATAGCTAAACTCAGGATTATCCAGATCGCCACTAACTGGCAAATTTAAGTCGATAATGTTTCTAGAATCTTGCAAAATAGATATTGCAAGCTGCAGTGGCAAGCTCATCGCATCTGCAGACTCCACGCTCTCTCCAAGTTTTATCGTGTCGATTACGACATTATTTTTGCCATCCATTTTGCCATCTTTTATCAAGTAAGCAAGCGATAAACTTATAAGCCCACTATCTATCTTTCGCCCTACAAAAGTCGCACTATAAGGCGTTATCTCATTTAGTTCAACATCCTTAAATTTTAGCTTTATATCGCTAAATTTCTTTGGCTCAAACACATCAATTCGGCTCTGAATACTCGCACTTCCACCACTTCCGACCGTGCCTTGCATAGATATGTTTGTAACATCGCCACTACTTACTTTATCTATCTGAGCATTTAAATTTCTTATATCAAAAACAAATGGAAGCACCAAGCTATCATCGCTAAAGTCGATATTTGCATTATTTAGGCTAATATTTTTTATGCTAGTTTGAAATTCATCTTTACTTGATTTATTGGGCTTTTGCTCATTTTTTTGTTCAGACTTATTATCATTTTGCTTAGAGAGCCGAGAGAGATTTATACTCTTGTCTTTAAAGATATGCACCTTTGCAAAAGGCTCATTTATCGTAACATCAGTGATGTCTACGCCCTTTTTATTAAGCAATATCTTTTTTATCTCAAGCTCATTTACACCAGCCACCTTTGTACCGTTTGTATCATTTAAAATAAAATTTTTAAGCCCAAATTTTCCATTTATCTTGTAGCTCTTGTCAAGTTTTACGCTACTTTGAAAATTTGCCACACCTTGTGCTATGCTAGCATTTAAATATTTACTCAAAATGGCATTAAATTTTGTCAAATCCCCAGCCACAACTTTCGTTTGAAGCTCTGCATTTAAAGGCTCGATAGCCACTTTACCCTTTGCTTCCAAGGTAACATCGTCGCTAGTTTTTAGAGCTAAATTTACACCAAATGGCTTACTTAAATCACTTGAAAAGTTTGAAATTTTCGCACCTTTAAGCCCTATTTCATGCTTCATAGCCTCATCAGTAAAACTTTGCGTGATCTTTGAGCTAGCATTTAAAAACTCTATATTTTCTATATTTGCCACAAAATTTGTCTCATAGCTTTTATCTTTTTTGGCTATTTTTGGCGTATTTTTCTTGTTAGATTTTAGTATAGCAAGCTCGTTTATAGCTTTTGAGCCATCTTTACTTAGCTCATCATTATAAAAAAGTGAGTCAAATTTTACATCTTTTATGTCAAGTGCCGTTTGTAAAAGCTCAAAATTTAAGCCATTTACTGCTAATTTTTTAAATCCAGCAAAACTCTTTGACGAAGAGAATATATCGCTTTTACCTAGCATTAAGGAGTCAAGCTCTGCATTTTTTCCATCAAATTTTAATCCATTTGCACTTATATCATCAACCACAACAAACTTCTCATTTTTTGCATTTACTTGAATTGGTTTAGTTTTGATATTAGATAAATTTGTTGCTATGCTTGTTGTGTTTTGCTCATTTTTTAGACTCACATTTAGGTCTAAAAACTCTATATCTTGACTCGCTACATCAAAGTCAAAACCTTGAAATTTAGTCCCCTTAAAACCAAAATCATCACCACTAATATCCATATAACCAAACTCATCTTTTGCACTAAGATTAAGGTTGTTTAGATAAAAAATATCATTTTTTACGCTTATTTGGGGATTTTTAAAGATAGTGTTATTTAGACCAATTTTTGGCAAAGAAAGTATAAACTGCTTATCATCTAGTCCAAAACTAGCTGATACATTTTTTATCAAAAAAGTGTCGATATTTGCAAAATTTTGCTCATCTTTAAAAGAAAGACCTGAGCTATTTAAATCCAACAAATTAAGACGAAAAACATCGCTCATATCATACTTTAAGGCATTCAAAACAACTTCATTAATACTAGCAAAACTACTTGAATTATGCTCTATACCACTTATTTTTAACCCTGAAATTTCACCATCAAGGCTCAGGCTTTCATCTCTTAAGAGATTAAATAAAATATTATTGACCTCGCCACTTTTAAGCAAAATTTCATCTTTTGAAAAACCATCAAAAAGAGCTTGCCCTATATTTAGCTTAAGATCGTTTTTTCCACTAAAATTTCCCTTAAAATTTATATCCTCAAAAGCAAGATTATCAAGCTTTATTGTGCTATTTTGCTCATTTATGTTAAAATTTTTTGCGATGATTTTTGAGTCATCAAAACTTAAGCCAACACCCTCATCACCGATATTTATGCTATATTTTAGCGTGGTATCTATCGTACCTTTTGTGACATTGAAATCGAGATCGCTCATATAGCTTTGCCAAATTTTATCCATTTTTAAGCCGCCAAGCTTGATGTCGCCATAAATTTTTAATGGATTTAAGCTCACGCCGCCTCGCCAGTCAAACTCCTCAAGAACATTTGAATTTGTCTCTAGTATGTGCTTACCGATACTATACTCTTTAAGATTTATGTTTTTTATCTCGTAGTTTAGGTCATTTAGTTTCACCTCAAATGGACGCTTTAGGCTCGCATCAGCATAGCGGACATCGCCATTTATGATCTTAAATTTATTTAAAGTAAGGTTAAAAAAGCTCTCTTTATTATCGTTTTCATCGCTATTTTTGCTATCGCTACTAACAACTAGTGAATCAAAGTTAAATGTAAAATTTGCCTCTCTTTGGATATTTGTATATGGCTCAAAAAGTCTAATAACTTCTATGTTTATATTTTTTGAAAAAATTTCAGAAAAATTCAGCTCAAAATCAAGTTGCTTTACGCTAAAAATATCAGCATAAGTTTTTAGACTCACATCAGTAGCATTTAGTTCAAATTTATAAGGGTGAAATTTTGCCTCTTTTACGATTAGTGTTGCATTTTTATCAGCCAAAAAACTTGGGATAACGCTTTTTAGAATCCATGGCACACCAAAAAAACCAAAAATTGTATAAAATGCTATCAAAAAAACAACTGTTAGAAAAAAGATACAAGACTTTTTGTATTTTTTATATAGATTTCTCAAGATTATACCTTATAAATTTTCTGCATTATAACAAAGCAAGGCAAATAAATAAAAAATTTTTATGTTATAATCGCATAAAAAAGGCTTTTTATGTTTCCTGTGCGGTATTTTAGGTTTGTTTTTGCTTTTATCATGGCACTTTTTATGTCCTTTATAATCTCTGGTGCTTTAAGCTTTTTAAACCTTGGACTTGTTGATGATTTTATAAAAATTTGGATTATAAACTGGGGCAAAGCCTTTGTTTTAGCCTATCCTTGCGTGCTTATCATCTCGCCGCTAGCCACAAAGATGACAAAAGCCATTTGCAAAGAGTGAAAATGAAGCTTATCTTAGCACCAAATGAGTTTTTAGATGATTATGTTTTGGGTTGCGAGTTTGCTAAAAATGCCAAAATTTCAGGCAATGCCTATTTGTTTTGGAAAGGCGTGATCTCGGCAAAATTTGAAAACTCACGCATAGTTTTTTTACATAAAAAAAGCATTTTACCAAAGTATCAGGATGTGATTTTAAAATGCTCTGATCTAAGCGGGCTAGTGCTTACCTCAGTGTTTTGCTCATTTACCACGCTTGCTAGCTCGCACCTTATAAAATCAAACGGATCAAAGCTATATCCGCTCTTTGAACTTAGCGAAATTTGCGGAGTGAAGTTTATAAATTTAAAGAAATTTTACGATGATTTTGGGCTTGATTATAGTCTAAGAATTTACATAGAAAAGTGTAAATTTTTCTCGCCCACTCCATTTGAAAAGCGTATAAAACTCACCGATACGCTTTGTTTGGGATACTACTAGGCACTTTTGGGATTTGGGTAGGGTAAAACACCTTGCCACTACCCAAATTTTAAAATATTTAAATTTGCTTATAAGGAGCTTGGCCTACTTCATAAAAGTTATTTCCCTCGCTATCAATAGCCACAATCGCTGGGAAATCCTCAACCGTGAGCCTTGCCACCGCCTCTGGACCAAGCTCAGGATAGGCCAAAACCTCGTATTTTTTGATACTTTGACTTATCAGCGCCCCAGCCCCGCCAATGGCCACCATATAAACACAGCCTGATTTTTTCATAGCTTCCACTACGGCTTCGCTGCGGTATCCTTTGCCTATCATGCCATTTATGCCGACTTCGTTTATCATGGTTGGAGTGTATTTATCCATCCTGCCACTTGTCGTAGGGCCTGCTGCACCGATAACATCTCCCGGCTTTGCTGGGCTTGGACCAAGATAATAAATCGTCTCGCCAGCTAAATTTACTGGTAAATTTTCACCCCTTGCTAGTGTTTCTGTAAGTGCCTTGTGAGCGGCATCGCGAGCTGCTATAATGGTGCCTGAGATAAGGACATTGTCGCCTGCTTTTAGACCTTTTACCACCTCTTTATCAAATGGTGCGATGATTTTTTTGATCTCTGACATAATATCTCCTTAAATTTCAGCTTCTGCATGGCGTGCTGCATGACAGTTGATATTTATAGCCACCGGAAGTCCTGCGATATGGGTTGGATACCATTCTATATTTACCTTTACAGCGGTGCTATCTCCACCTAGTCCTTGTGGGCCAACGCCAGTTTGACATGCCATTTGCAACAACTCATCTTCAAGCTGTGCGTATCTAGGATCTGCATTATGACTATCCGCATTTCTAGCAGCTGCATATTTCGCCATAAGAGCGGCTTTATCCATCGTACCACCTATGCCTACGCCTATCACGAGTGGCGGACAGGCATTTGGTCCAGCAAGTTTTACAGCCTCTAAAAAAACCTTCTTTACACCTTCCAAGCCATCGGCTGGCACGAGCATTTTTAGTATGGACTTGTTTTCACTTCCAAAGCCTTTTGGAGCGACTTTTATGTGAATTTTATCACCTTTTACCATACGTAAATTTATAACTGCTGGTGTGTTATTTTGAGTATTTTTACGCTCAAAAATCGGATCATTTACAACTGATTTTCTTAGATATCCGCCTACATAGCCCTCGGCAACTCCTGCATTTATGGCATCTTCGATAAAGCCACCCTCTATACGCACATCTTGTCCTAGATCTACAAACACAACCGCCATTCCAGTGTCTTGACATATCGGTGCTATGCGTTTTTGAGCTAGGTCTGCGTTTTGTAAAATTTTACCTATTATATCCTTGCCAAGTGGCGAACGCTCGCTGCTTTGAGCCTTGATAAAAGCCGCACGCATATCTGGCGTAACCACATAACAGGCTTCTTTGCACAGCTCACTCACGACTTGCGTAATCTGCGAAGCTTGAACTATTCTCATTTTACCTCCTTAAAATTTATCCTATTATATACCCCTAAAACAAAATTTAACTTAAATTTATGATATAATTTTATAAAAAAGGAAAACAAAATGAAACTAGCACAAGCACTTATACTTCGCGGGGATTTACAGATCAAAATTTCTGAGCTTTCGCGTAGGTTATCGCAAAATGCGACCATTCAAGAGGGCGAAAAGCCAGCCGAGGAGCCAGCGACACTGCTAGCAGAGCTTGAAAGCTGTTTAAATGAGTTTGAAAGCGTAGTCGCAAGGATAAATTTAACAAACGCAAAAAGCATTATAAACGGCACAAGCTTAACGCAAATGTTAGCTCAAAAAGAGCGTTTATCGCGTGAAATTTCCATCCTAAATGACTTTATCGCAGACGCTTCATCACTGACCAATCGCAGCACAAAAACAGAGATAAAGATACAAAGCTCCGCTGATGTCAAGACGCTACGAGCTAGATCAAACGAGCTAAGCCGTAAGCTAAGAGAGCTTGATATGCTTATCCAAGAGAGCAACTGGAGTATTGAGCTAGCATAGCTAAAACACGAAAGGTAACAAATTTAGCGAGTGTGACCCAGTGTCAGGGTGTGGCACAAATTTAACATAGCACTTTGGGCAGTGCAAGCTTACATTTAGCCCTTAAACTTACAAGCGCAATGTTACAACTCAAACTCTTACTACCACACACTAGAAATTTGCGAGGGCGGGAACGGGGTGTGTTTGAAACTTACAAAAGGGCTTAAATTTTAAAACCTGTAAAACTCATTTTAAAACCTTTTCTATCTCACTCCAGCCAAGCTCTCTTGCATACTCTTTTGCAGTTTTACCGCTTTTGCTTAAAGCATTTTTATCAGCTCCCAGCTCAAGCCAAAGCTTTACAAGTGTTGGGTTACCAGATATCGCAAACTCATGTAGCATCGTAAGTCCAGCCTCATTTAGCTCATCTATCTTGTCTAAATTTCGCCCAGCCACTTGCGGTATTCACTAGCGGAGTTTATACACGGTTAAATTTTGCGGACTTTGCTTTTGATCTACGACGACTAAGATATCGTTAAAATCACCAAACTCAAAGCCCCAAGCCTCATAATACTCCGCCCTTTCTTGCTCACTCATCTCACTTCTAATAGCTTGCGCGCTAAATGCCCTGTATGCCCTGCCCTGATAGCCAAACATCTAGTCGCTTATCTCATTAATTAGCACTCTAACGCTACCACCTTGTTTGACATTTGTAGGATCATTTATCAGCACACCCGTGATAAACTCCCCATCAAAATCAATCTCGCTCACCCACATATGCTCCCCACGCTCTTTACCATCTATCATCTGCGTAAAAGCACTTTCACGCAAACCGCATCAAGAGCAGGAACGATACGGCGATACTCCCAAAACAGCCCACGCCAAAAATACCCAAACATAGCACATGCCATTTCGTAGGCATCTTGCATCTTATCCTCGCCACTTTTTATATAAAACATCGGCATATCAACCACTTTATCATCAACTATATCTTTTGCTTACTGATTATTGTTTCAAAAAATGCCATTTTAACCCCTTTGATTGAAATTTAAAAGTATTATGTCGTTTTTTGAAAATTTTATAAAATTAAATGCAGAAATATAAAAGGTCGGAGAGCTCCGACCTAAGTTTAGTTACTCTTGTTCGCTCTCTTCGAGCTTTTTTCTAACTTTTACGCGTAAAATGCTAGCCCCATCCATCTTTCTGACCTCATAGTAGCATAGCTCATCTTCGACCCTGTCCCCGGCAACAGGCAGGCGACCTATTAGATTAAAGACATAGCCACCTATCGTAACTTGATCCGTCTCATCATCAAAACTTATACCAAGTAGCTCTTCAACACTCTCAAGATCATAGCGACCGTTAAATTCAAATATATTATCATTTATCTTTTTATACTGTTCGCTAGCATCATCATGCTCATCATTTAAATCGCCCAAAACCTCTTCTATGACATCTTCCATAGTTAAAATTCCAGCCGTTCCGCCATACTCATCAACAACAAGAGCAGCTGACTTTTGCTCTTTGTTCATTAGGGTAATAATCTTTGATATAGAAAGGCTTTCAGGGACGATTAAAAATTCACGCACAATGCCGTCAAAGCTTTTATTTTTATTTTCACCAAAGTGAATTTGCAATATATCTCGTATGTGTATCATACCCAAAACAACATCTTTGCTTCCATCCACATAAGGATAGCGTGTGTATTTTGACTCAAAAATCAGCTTTAAATTTTCTTCAAAACTCTTTTGTTTATTTATGCAAACCATATCACGGCGTGGTGTCATTATCTCTTTTGCGACCGTATCACTAAAATCGACCGCATTTTTAATAATCTCTGTCTCAAAGTCATCAAGCACTCCGCCCTTCAAGCTCTCGCCGACAATTATCTTTATCTCCTCTTCAGAGTGAGCAAGATCGCTCTCTTTAGCAGGTGCTATACCAAGCATTTTTAGCCCTATCGAAGCTAAAAAATCAAACATACGAATAACTGGCGAAAGAAGTACCCAGAAGATATGTAGCGGGCGGGCGATTTTAAGGACTGATTTTTCAGCTTTTGCTATCGCAACAGATTTTGGTATCAACTCACCTATAACAACATGAAGTAGCGTTATAATGGTAAATGCAATGGCAAATGAAACACTATGAACCACAATGGCATTTGCTCCAAAATGCTCAGCCAATGGCTCTTCAATGAGTCTTGCCACCGCTGGCTCGCCTATCCAACCAAGAGCCAGAGAGCTTAGCGTTATACCAAGCTGAGTGGCGCTAAGATAGGTATCAAGGCGGTTCGAGATATCATATGCAAGTTGTGAATTTGGGACTTTCTCTTTTATAAGCTCTTCAAGGCGCGACTTACGAACCTTTACGATAGCAAATTCAGAAAGAACAAAGAAGGCGTTTAATAAAACAAAAAATATCGCAAGTGCGATCATAAAAAGCGAGTTGTCGCTACTGGGGTGCAATTAAAATCCTTAAAGTTTAAAATTTAAACGCTCATTATATCATAAAAGCTAATTTTTTTAAAATTTTTGTTAAAATTGACGAAAAAATAAGGTAAAAATATGAAAATTTTACAACATTTACGCCAAAAACGCCCTCTTATTCATTGTATAACAAACTATGTAACTGTAAACGATGTCGCAAATGCATTGCTTTCGGTTGGTGCTTCGCCAGTGATGGCAGATGATGAGAGCGAAGTTGGTGAAATAACAGCTATCTCAAATGCCTTACTTATAAATATAGGAACACTAAATTCTCGCACTATATCATCTATGATAAAATCAGCAAAAAAAGCAAATGAGCTTAAGATACCTATAGTATTTGATCCAGTCGGGGTCGGTGCTAGCACACTTCGCAATGAGACAGCTTTTAGGCTTTTAGAGCAAGTAAATTTCACTCTTATTCGTGCAAATGCTTCTGAGATAAGCTTCTTAACTAGCAAAACCGGTGGAGCAAGGGGTGTTGATGCTAGCGAAAATGAGCTTGGAAAAGATATACTTGAGCATATAAATGCGGCTAAAATTTTAGCAAAAAAATATAACTGCGTAGTCGCTGTTTCTGGAAAAACTGACATTATAGTAGATGAAAAGCAGACAAAACTTTGCAATAACGGTAGTCCTATGATGGCAAATATAACTGGTAGCGGATGTATGCTGGGTGCAGTGATGGCAGCTTTTTTAGGCGCAAGTGATGATAAATTTGAAGCTGCACTAAAGGCAGTATGCACCTTTGGCATAAGTGGTGAAATGGCGGCCGAAAAAACCATCGCTAATAACGCAGCAAACGCTACCTTTAGAACAAATTTTATCGACGCACTAAGCTTTGTAGATGATGATATCCTAAATAAACGGGCAAAAATTTTAAGCCATTAGTGTGGTGGCTTAAATCCTTTTGCCAGTATCACTAGATATTTACAAGACCAGATAATAAGTCCAAGCGCTAGTAAAAATGCACTTAAATTGATAAAAAATATATAATCAAGCTCAAAATTTAGACTAACTCCTGCAAACAAACGCGCAAAAGACACAACCCCAACAAAAACAAATATAGTCGTAGCAAAGCCCGAAGCATGCGGAATTTGCCCTGAATGCCCAAGGGTAACACGAGTACCAAAGCCTATTAATATCGTCAAAAAGTATCCTATAGCAAAGGCATGCAATGCACTTTTTTCAAATACCAAGCCAAGATTTAAAATTTCATTTAAGCTGTCTAAAAATGAGATAAAAAATCCTATCGGTATCCAATACAAAGAGATATAAAGCACCCAAAGTATCGCTGGCGAGCTAAAAAGTGGAAGCCTCCAAATACAAAACTCCCTAGCAAAAAGTACAAAGAGCAAAAAGCTAGTTAAAAGTAAAAATTTTGCCCCAAAAAAACTAAGCCCCAAAACATGCAAAAACAGCAATACATATAAAATAGACATAAAAATTTTTGTGCGCTTTATGACATAACCTTGCACTTTAATCGATGTAAAAAATGGTATCATGCGCTGTGAAACCGCATAAACCACAACAAACAAAAATAGATAAAAACCCCCATATATCGCAAAAAACTCAGACCCTACGCCAAACTTAGCTAACAAAAACAAAGCATGAAACATTAGCCCGCTAGCAAGCCCGACTAACACCCAAAAAGTATCGTGTTTATCTTTTAAAAGTGACTTTTTGTGGATATTAAAAAGTAAGAAAAAGCTAAAAATTTGCGCTACCAAGTTTAAAATCATAAAAATTTTTGCATCAAAATCAAACAAGAAAGCCATCAAAATACCAGCAGTGCTAATAGCATAAGCAAAAAAATGACGCATATAAATGCGCGATGGTATCTGTGCTTGGACTAAGAATTTTGGAAAAACTACAAATAAAAAGCCAAGAAAAAACTGTATAAAAACGATAAAAACAAAGGCATATGCATGAAAGTCTATCACGCCATAGCCGATATTTAAAGCGCCCGTATAAACGCCAAGAAGCAAAAATGTAAAGGCGATGAGTCCAAGCATGCCACTTACAAAAAGTGGCTGGTGTGGTTGTGCACAAAACCGCTCATACCAAGTGGCAAATCGACCTTTAGATGGCATAGGTGTTGGTGAAAATTTTAGCACTTGGCTTTGTGGTGATTTTTGGCTAGAAAATATGGTATTTTGTCCTGATGGTTTAAACATATTTGCTCCGAAATTTATTTTATTTTGCCTTATTTTATCGTGAAAAATTTACTTTTACATTGATGAAGCACAAGAAATTTACATGGTTTTTAAGATGAAAATTTGTATAATTTACACTTTGGGTAGATGTCCGAGTGGTTTAAGGAGCACGCCTGGAACGCGTGTGTGGGGCAACTCACCGAGAGTTCGAATCTCTCTCTATCCGCCACTAACTTTTTTTCTCCGTTTTATTTTTTTCTAAAAATTTCTAAATAACTCATATTAAGGACCAAAAATGACAACCATAGGCACAAAAAAAGAAGATAAATACCACCTATAACTTGATAAACAAGCAAAGATTACTAAACTACTTTTGCTCTTTTTGCAAAATGTCAATCTTATAAAAACTGGGTTAAATTTTCTAACCACTAAACCATATTATCTATAGCCATTTTCTTCAAGCTTTTGCATAAGATGCAAAACATCTATGCCTCGCTCTTGTTCGCGCTTTAAAAGCTCTCTTTCGTAGATAAATTTATCATCCTTGTTTATATCATAGTCCTGATTGTTTTTACTTTGTGATTGAATGGGCGTAAAGTTATCATCTGTATTATATTCTTCTTGCGCTACATTGTAAGCATCTAAGGTTTTTATCGCTATTTCATTTAAAATATCTCCAATATTTTTGTCATTTTCAAAGCCATTTTTCAAAAAATCTAAAAATTGCTGTTTGCTTTGTTCATTTTCATATATTACTCTATTTTGGGGAGTTTGATTAAAAAACATAACTCTTTTATTAGCTGATGTTTGGGTTATAAGCAAAGAGTCGTCTTCTAAAGATATTTTAACATTAGCGCGATCGCCTAAAATTTTTTCGACCGCATATTCTAACCACTTATTTTTAAATTCTTTAACATCCATATCCGCATCAAGAAGCTTTGAAGCATCTCTTGAAACTAGCGAAATGCCAAGTCCTGTGCCTATAGTGCCAAGTTTTATATCAAATTTATCAATAAGCTCATCTACTTTAAACACTTGTCCTGCATAACCAAATTCATAGTCCAAGCTCAGAGCTTTTGTGCTATCTATAAACCTTTTTAGACTATCAGACTCATTTTTACTTATAGAGGTATCAAGACCATTTATCTTACCCCACATGCTTATTTTATCGTCTTTTGTGTATCCGCTTAGTGAAAATATCCTACGGACATTTAAAGATTCGTTGTCATCTAGCTTTAACTCTTTTCGCCAATTCTCGTTAAATTTATTGAAGTCCATTTTAATATCAAGCGTTTTAGCAGTCTTAATCTCTGATAAATTGTTAAGATTATTGCTTAGCTTGCGATAACCAAAATTTCTACCCGAACTCAATCCATTTAAGCTGTTTAACATGTACTTCTCTCTTATATTGTTTTTTACAAATTTTTATATATCTAAAGTATCTTATATCACATATCGACAAATTTTAGAATTTGTTTATAAAAAATAAATTTATTCTCATTTTAAGGTCAAAAAATTAAGTTTAAAAGACTTATTTTGATTTTAATATCTATCACAGCTTTAAATAATATAATACGCAAATTTTTACAAAAAGGATTTTACATGAAGTCACTAAGGATTAAGATTATAGCTGGGCTGGTAGTGC harbors:
- a CDS encoding RidA family protein, yielding MKKIIHTRSAPQAIGPYSQAVIANGFLFASGQLGVTPAGEFAGKDIATQAKQSMENVRAILAAADIGFENIVKTTIFLADINDFAAVNEIYASYFSGEFPARSTVAVKTLPKNGLVEIEVIAQI
- a CDS encoding DUF748 domain-containing protein gives rise to the protein MRNLYKKYKKSCIFFLTVVFLIAFYTIFGFFGVPWILKSVIPSFLADKNATLIVKEAKFHPYKFELNATDVSLKTYADIFSVKQLDFELNFSEIFSKNINIEVIRLFEPYTNIQREANFTFNFDSLVVSSDSKNSDENDNKESFFNLTLNKFKIINGDVRYADASLKRPFEVKLNDLNYEIKNINLKEYSIGKHILETNSNVLEEFDWRGGVSLNPLKIYGDIKLGGLKMDKIWQSYMSDLDFNVTKGTIDTTLKYSINIGDEGVGLSFDDSKIIAKNFNINEQNSTIKLDNLAFEDINFKGNFSGKNDLKLNIGQALFDGFSKDEILLKSGEVNNILFNLLRDESLSLDGEISGLKISGIEHNSSSFASINEVVLNALKYDMSDVFRLNLLDLNSSGLSFKDEQNFANIDTFLIKNVSASFGLDDKQFILSLPKIGLNNTIFKNPQISVKNDIFYLNNLNLSAKDEFGYMDISGDDFGFKGTKFQGFDFDVASQDIEFLDLNVSLKNEQNTTSIATNLSNIKTKPIQVNAKNEKFVVVDDISANGLKFDGKNAELDSLMLGKSDIFSSSKSFAGFKKLAVNGLNFELLQTALDIKDVKFDSLFYNDELSKDGSKAINELAILKSNKKNTPKIAKKDKSYETNFVANIENIEFLNASSKITQSFTDEAMKHEIGLKGAKISNFSSDLSKPFGVNLALKTSDDVTLEAKGKVAIEPLNAELQTKVVAGDLTKFNAILSKYLNASIAQGVANFQSSVKLDKSYKINGKFGLKNFILNDTNGTKVAGVNELEIKKILLNKKGVDITDVTINEPFAKVHIFKDKSINLSRLSKQNDNKSEQKNEQKPNKSSKDEFQTSIKNISLNNANIDFSDDSLVLPFVFDIRNLNAQIDKVSSGDVTNISMQGTVGSGGSASIQSRIDVFEPKKFSDIKLKFKDVELNEITPYSATFVGRKIDSGLISLSLAYLIKDGKMDGKNNVVIDTIKLGESVESADAMSLPLQLAISILQDSRNIIDLNLPVSGDLDNPEFSYGGIVWQAIVQLFNDVVTSPFRLLGNVLGIANSQELSTIDFSAGDGEFMESQAKKVEQFKTITETKKDIIFVINPSYDETIDKLAIQKRLLDRDIAMQANARNISEMQVIKELSMRKFKSVPQNAYDELIKMREISESALEKLANERANSLKQMMIKTGVPSDQVKVSDKLQKVKAKMELYIPLPIGIENRQ
- a CDS encoding DUF2798 domain-containing protein, giving the protein MFPVRYFRFVFAFIMALFMSFIISGALSFLNLGLVDDFIKIWIINWGKAFVLAYPCVLIISPLATKMTKAICKE
- a CDS encoding cysteine permease, which produces MKLILAPNEFLDDYVLGCEFAKNAKISGNAYLFWKGVISAKFENSRIVFLHKKSILPKYQDVILKCSDLSGLVLTSVFCSFTTLASSHLIKSNGSKLYPLFELSEICGVKFINLKKFYDDFGLDYSLRIYIEKCKFFSPTPFEKRIKLTDTLCLGYY
- a CDS encoding Fe-S-containing hydro-lyase, giving the protein MSEIKKIIAPFDKEVVKGLKAGDNVLISGTIIAARDAAHKALTETLARGENLPVNLAGETIYYLGPSPAKPGDVIGAAGPTTSGRMDKYTPTMINEVGINGMIGKGYRSEAVVEAMKKSGCVYMVAIGGAGALISQSIKKYEVLAYPELGPEAVARLTVEDFPAIVAIDSEGNNFYEVGQAPYKQI
- a CDS encoding fumarate hydratase yields the protein MRIVQASQITQVVSELCKEACYVVTPDMRAAFIKAQSSERSPLGKDIIGKILQNADLAQKRIAPICQDTGMAVVFVDLGQDVRIEGGFIEDAINAGVAEGYVGGYLRKSVVNDPIFERKNTQNNTPAVINLRMVKGDKIHIKVAPKGFGSENKSILKMLVPADGLEGVKKVFLEAVKLAGPNACPPLVIGVGIGGTMDKAALMAKYAAARNADSHNADPRYAQLEDELLQMACQTGVGPQGLGGDSTAVKVNIEWYPTHIAGLPVAININCHAARHAEAEI
- a CDS encoding DIP1984 family protein; translation: MKLAQALILRGDLQIKISELSRRLSQNATIQEGEKPAEEPATLLAELESCLNEFESVVARINLTNAKSIINGTSLTQMLAQKERLSREISILNDFIADASSLTNRSTKTEIKIQSSADVKTLRARSNELSRKLRELDMLIQESNWSIELA